A stretch of the Capsicum annuum cultivar UCD-10X-F1 chromosome 8, UCD10Xv1.1, whole genome shotgun sequence genome encodes the following:
- the LOC107879773 gene encoding polygalacturonase-like, whose translation MSFFSLLPLILVNIIIIFLFNLSTGADSTYNVQNYGAKSDGISDSSKAFVSAWTAACASTSPATIYVPKGSYLLGNAYFYGQTCKSNAITIRIDGTLVAPSDYNVIGKSGNWIKFERVTGVSIIGGTLDGQGTSLWACKNSGKGCPKGVTTLAFYNSNNIAISELTSQDSQMFHILLDGCHNVELQGVKVSAPQNSPNTDGIHLQSSSDVTILNSQIGTGDDCLSIGPGNSNLWIENIVCGPGHGISIGSLGWDIQEPGVQNVTVRRAAFSETQNGVRVKTWARPSNGFVRNVLFQHVVMNNVENPIIIDQNYCPGSGNCPEEGSGIRVSEITYQDVHGTSATEVAVKFDCSKINPCNGITLLDVKLSYKNQPAEASCVNAEGKASGLQQPTSCLQL comes from the exons ATGAGTTTCTTTTCTCTTCTCCCACTTATTCTCGTGAACATAATAATCATCTTCTTATTCAACTTGTCAACAGGTGCAGATTCCACATACAATGTCCAAAACTATGGAGCCAAATCCGATGGAATATCGGATTCGTCCAAGGCCTTCGTTAGTGCATGGACTGCAGCATGTGCATCTACTAGCCCAGCCACCATTTACGTGCCAAAGGGAAGTTACCTTCTTGGTAATGCATATTTCTATGGTCAGACATGCAAGAGTAATGCCATAACTATACGCATTGACGGCACACTTGTAGCTCCTTCTGACTATAACGTTATTGGCAAATCTGGGAATTGGATTAAATTCGAAAGAGTCACTGGAGTTTCTATCATTGGTGGAACCCTTGACGGCCAAGGTACCAGTCTTTGGGCATGCAAAAACTCTGGGAAAGGTTGTCCTAAAGGAGTCACG ACATTAGCTTTTTACAACTCAAACAACATTGCAATAAGTGAATTAACTTCACAAGACAGCCAAATGTTCCACATTTTGTTAGACGGCTGCCATAATGTGGAGTTACAAGGCGTGAAGGTTTCAGCTCCTCAAAACAGTCCCAACACTGATGGAATTCATTTACAGTCATCTTCGGATGTTACCATCCTGAATTCCCAAATAGGGACAGGAGATGATTGTCTCTCAATTGGTCCTGGCAACTCCAACTTGTGGATCGAAAACATTGTCTGCGGCCCTGGCCATGGAATAAG CATTGGGAGCTTAGGTTGGGATATACAAGAGCCAGGAGTACAAAATGTGACAGTAAGAAGAGCAGCTTTTAGTGAGACTCAAAATGGTGTGAGGGTCAAAACATGGGCAAGGCCGAGCAATGGATTTGTTAGGAATGTTCTTTTTCAACATGTAGTTATGAATAACGTCGAAAATCCCATCATCATAGATCAAAATTACTGCCCTGGCAGTGGAAATTGTCCTGAGGAG GGCTCAGGCATCAGGGTTAGTGAAATAACATATCAGGATGTACACGGAACATCGGCTACAGAAGTTGCAGTGAAATTCGACTGTAGCAAAATAAATCCATGTAATGGGATAACGCTACTGGACGTGAAACTCAGTTATAAAAATCAACCAGCCGAAGCTTCATGTGTTAATGCTGAAGGAAAGGCGTCTGGTCTACAACAACCAACTAGCTGTTTACAACTTTGA